The Poseidonibacter lekithochrous region CAATAATTGCATCAGGTTTTTCTTCTTCTTTGATAGTATCAACTAACTCTTGCATCTCTTCTTCTTTAATTCCAAAAGTCCAATCTGGAATAAATCTTTGAGGATTTGCAATAGTAGTATAAGGGAAAGCTTGACCAATAACAGCAACTCTAGCATTACCCATTTTCTTAATTGTATATGGTTTAAATGCTAATCCTGAATCTTCATCAAAGGCTTCAGCACCTTCCATTAAAGCATCTTCTTTAACAAATACATTTTGTGCTAAGAATTCTGCATCAAGTTCTTTTACATTAGCTAGAATTTCTTCAGCTTTATATGTAAATTCCCAGTGACCAACAGCAATATCAACACCTAACTTATTCATAGCTCCAACCATATCTTTACCTCTAGTGTAAAGAGCAGTTGCACTTCCTTGCCAAGTATCTCCACCATCAAGAAGTAGAGTTTTATCTTTTCCAAAGTTATTTCTTAAGTAGTCAACTACAGTCTTAATTTGTGCGAATCCACCAACTCTTCCCATAGCTTTTGCGTGTTTTTCAAAGTTTACACAAGAATATGCATACTCTAATCTTTTATCACCTTTGATACCATAATAATCTAATAGTTTTTCACCAACAATATGTGGTGGCTTACCATAGTTACCGTGGAAACCTAAGTTTACACTTGGTTCTCTAAAATACACAGGCATTAACTGTGCATGAGAATCTGTCATGTGTAAAAATCTTGCATTACCAAAATTCTTTAATTTGTAGTAATCTTCTAATTTACCTGAATTAGTCATTCTTGTATGAGAATTAGCAAATACAGGAGCAGCACCAAGTACTGCCATCATGTATACAAATTCTCTTCTACTTAATTTACTCATTAGTTTATAACCTTTAAAATATTCTAAACTTAGTTAGCTTCACCAACAACAGTGAAACCTAAAGAAGTCCATGCTTGCATACCACCTCTGTAGTATTTAATTTTTGATGCAGGGTAACCCATATTTAATAAAGAGTATTTTGCATTTATTACCATAGCTGGAGTTTGTCCACACCAATAACCATTACAATAAGCAACAATTGTTTTGGCTTTAGAAAAATCTAGTGTTCCATCAGTTTTTTCAACAACACCTAAATCATCTTCCATTGCTTCAATAGCACCTTCTTTAGATTTAAATCCAGTAAAAGGAACATTTATAGCACCAGGAATTCTAAGTTTTGCATACCATCCTGGCTTTCGTGAATCAACAATTGCAATTGTTTCATCATTTTGAGCTTTTTTCATGTAATCAATAAATTCTAATTCCCCAACCGTATCAACATCGTTTCTTAATTTAATAGGTTGTGGTGCTCCTCTAAAAGTTGTCTCATATAAAGGAGATATTTTACTTGTATTTGATTGGTTTCTCATAAGAGTAAATTTCTCACCATTTAAATTCATATCAATAGATTTAACACCCTTAGAAATTGGAACAAATTTTGAAGAACCTTCATTTGCTAAACTTCCAGATGAACATAATGCTGTAATTGCAGAAGCAACTAATATTTTCTTTAATACTTTCATTTTCTCCCCTAATTTAATAATTTGACAATAATATTTATTATTTAAAATAAACAACTATGATAAAAAAAGCCAAGATGTGAATCTTGACTTTTATTTACAACATTTAAAAATGATTAGTATTTATACCCATCACCCGGAACTGCCAAGCTCCATGCTGTTTTTGCT contains the following coding sequences:
- a CDS encoding rhodanese-like domain-containing protein; translation: MKVLKKILVASAITALCSSGSLANEGSSKFVPISKGVKSIDMNLNGEKFTLMRNQSNTSKISPLYETTFRGAPQPIKLRNDVDTVGELEFIDYMKKAQNDETIAIVDSRKPGWYAKLRIPGAINVPFTGFKSKEGAIEAMEDDLGVVEKTDGTLDFSKAKTIVAYCNGYWCGQTPAMVINAKYSLLNMGYPASKIKYYRGGMQAWTSLGFTVVGEAN